GCCACAAGGACGCCGCCCACCTGGTCGGCCTGATCGCGGCGGAACGCATCACGACCATTCATTTCGTGCCGTCAATGCTGGAAGTGTTCCTGCTGGAACCAAATACCTCCGCCTGCAGTTCGCTGCGACGCGTGATCTGCAGCGGCGAAGCCCTCGCGCCAGCGCTGCAGGCGCAATTCCAGCAGCGCCTCGGCTGCGAACTCCATAATCTGTATGGCCCGACCGAAGCCGCTGTCGACGTCACTTACTGGGATTGCCTTGCCGCCGCAGCCAACGAACGCAATCCCGAACGCGTGCCGATCGGCTTCCCGATCTGGAACACCCAGATGTACGTGCTCGACAGCGGCTTGCAACCGGTGCCTGCTGGCGTGACCGGCGAACTGTATATCGCCGGCGCCGGGTTGGCACGCGGCTACCTGAATCGCCCGGTGCTGAGCGCCGAACGCTTCGTCGCCAATCCCTACGGCGCACCCGGCAGCCGCATGTACCGCAGCGGCGACCTGGCCCGCTGGCGCGCCGATGGCTGCCTTGATTTCCTCGGCCGCGCCGACCAGCAAGTGAAGATTCGCGGCTTCCGTATCGAACCAGGCGAGATCGAATCGGCGCTGCTGCAACATCCGCAGGTAGCGCAGGCCGCAGTTGTGGTACGCGAAGATGTGCCGGGCGAAAAGCGCCTGGTGGCATATCTGGTCGCCACTTCCGGCAACGATCCGCAGCCGGCAGAACTACGCGAACACGCTGCGCACATCCTGCCTGATTACATGGTGCCGTCGGCCTTCGTCAACCTGCCCGCCCTGCCGTTAAGCCCAAGCGGAAAACTGGACCGCAAGGCCCTGCCGGCACCGGAACGGCAAGCCGCCACGCCCTATGCCGCGCCACGCACACCAACTGAAAAGATACTTGCCCAGCTATGGGCCGATACTCTGCATCTGGAGCGCGTCGGCATCCACGACAACTTCTTCGAACTGGGCGGACATTCGCTGCTGATCGTGCAACTGATCTCGATGATCCGCCAGCAATTCATGATCGACCTGCCATTGGATACGCTGTTCCAGGTATCGACCATCGCCGGCCTGGCGGAGCGGCTGGATCAAGAGTCGGTAGCGCGTCCAATCCTGTCGCCGATGCCTCGGCCGCAGCGAATTCCGCTGTCGTTTGCCCAGCGCCGGCTATGGCTGATGAATCAGCTGGAAGGCTCAAACCCGGCCTACAATATGCCGCTCGCCTTGCGCCTGGCTGGCAGTCTGAATCGTCATGCACTACAAGCCGCCCTCGGCGATCTGGCGCAACGCCACGAAAGCCTGCGCACAATCTATCCGAATCATGCCGGTGTGCCTTATCAACAAATTCTCGACGCCACGCACGATGCCGCCGCGCACCCGCCATTCATTGAAGTCGACGCCACCGAAGAAACATTGCCGGCCATGCTGCATGCCGCGGCCGGCTATGGTTTCGAACTCAGCAATACGCCGCCATTGCGTGTCTATCTGTTCCGCCTGGACGCCGATGAGCATGTGCTGCTGTTGCTGACCCACCATATCGCCGGCGACGGCGCATCGCTGCTGCCGCTGGGGCGCGACCTCAGCGTCGCTTACGCCGCCCGCTGCCGAGGCATTTCGCCCGGCTGGGCGCCGCTGCCGCTGCAATATGCCGACTATGCGCTGTGGCAGCACGAACTGCTTGGTAGCGAAGATAATCCGGACAGCCTGATCGGCCGTCAGCGCGATTTCTGGCGCGAGGCATTGCGTGATCTGCCGGAACAACTGGCTCTACCGACCGATCATCCGCGCCCTTCGGCACCAAGTCATCGCGGCGATGTGGTGCCGCTGCAGATCGGCGCACAACTGCACGAGCGCTTGCTACAACTCGCGCGCGATGGCCAAGCCAGCGTCTTCATGGTGCTGCAGGCCGCCCTCGCCGGCCTGTTAAGCCGCCTCGGCGCCGGCCACGACATCGCCATCGGTAGCCCAGTGGCGGGCCGCAGCGATCACGCATTGGATGAACTGATCGGCTGCTTCGTCAACACACTCGTACTGCGCACCGACACCTCGGGCCAGCCCAGCCTGCGCGATCTGATCGAGCGCGTGCGGACAACCAACCTGGCGGCTTATGCGAACCAGGAAATGCCGTTCGACCGCCTGGTCGACATGTTGCGACCGGATCGCTCGCGCGCCAGCCATCCGCTATTCCAGGTAATGCTCGGCTTCCAGAACAGCAGCCGGCTGGCGTTCAGCATGCCCGGCCTGTCGGTCACGCCGCAGCCGGTCGCCATCGACACCGCCAAATTCGATCTGTCGTTCATTTTGAGCGAACAACGCAACGCTGACGGCCTGCCGGGAGGAATCAGCGGCGGCATCCAGTACAGCACCGATCTGTTCGAACGTGGCACGATCGACAGCATCGCAGCACGCTTGCTGCACTTGCTGGAAGAGGCATGCGCCGCACCGGATCAACCCATCGCGGCCATCGACATCCTGAGCGCCGCTGAACGGCACCGCCTGCTGGTCGAATGGAGCGGCAGCACGCGCGACCTGCCGCTACACAGCTTCGCCACCATGGTGGAAACCCAGGCATCGGCGCGCCCCGATGCGATCGCTATCGTGCTCGACGATGACACAGTAAGTTATGCCGAGTTGAACGCACGCGCCAATCGTTTGGCACACCTGCTAAGCACTCAGGGTGTTGGCCCAGGCGCCATCGTCGCCACCGTATTGCCGCGTTCGCTCGACCTGGTGCTGACACATCTGGCCATCGTCAAGGCTGGCGCCGCCTACCTGCCGATCGATCCGAACTACCTGGCGGCACGCAGTCCGTTTGTCTTCTATGAGGCCGCACCGGCTTGCGTGATCACCAACATGGCGCTACTGCCGCAATTAATCGATATTCCGCACCGGTTGGCGCTGGACGCCGATATCACGGTAGCTGCGCTGGCAATACAGTCGGAGAACGATCTCGCCAATCAGGGCTGTAACCCTGCGCTTCATGCCGAGGATGCGGCTTATATCATCTACACCTCTGGCTCTACCGGCATGCCGAAAGGCGTGGTGGTGACCCATGCCGGCATCGCCAGCTTGGCCACCGCCATGATCGAACAGCTTGCCATTGACGGTCATTCACGGGTGCTGCAATTTTCCTCCTGCGGCTTCGATGCTTCGATCATGGATCAGATGATGGCCTTCGCGGCCGGCGCCGCGCTGGTGGTGCCGACCGCACAGCAACCGCTCGGCGAAGAGCTCGCAGATGTGCTGACGCGCCACGCAGTCAGCCATGCGCTGATCCGCCGGCAGCCCTGGCAACCTTACCGGCTGGTGAGTTCAAGCAGTTGCACACGCTGGTGGTCGGCGGCGATGTCTGCCCGCCAGCGCTGGCGGCGCAATGGTCGCAAGGACGTTACATGATCAACGCCTACGGCCCGACTGAAATCACCATCTGCGCCAGCTTAAGTTCGCCCATGAGCGGTGACGAACTGCCTTCAATCGGACGGCCGGTCTGGAATACCCGGATGTACGTGCTGGATCACAACCTGCAACCTGTACCTGCCGGCGTGACCGGCGAACTGTATATCGCCGGAGCCGGGTTGGCGCGCGGCTACCTGAATCGCCCGGTGCTGAGCGCCGAACGCTTCGTCGCCAATCCCTACGGCGCACCCGGCAGCCGCATGTACCGCAGCGGCGACCTGGCCCGTTGGCGCGCCGACGGCAGCCTGGATTTCCTTGGACGCGCCGACCAGCAAGTGAAGATTCGCGGCTTCCGCATCGAACCGGGCGAGATCGAATCGGCGCTGCTGCAACATCCGCAGGTAGCGCAGGCCGCAGTTCTGGTACGCGAAGACGTGCCGGGCGAAAAGCGCCTGGTGGCATATCTGGTCGCCACTTCCGGCAACGATCCGCAGCCGGCAGAACTACGCGAACACGCTGCGCACATCCTGCCTGATTATATGGTGCCGTCGGCCTTCGTCAACCTGGCCGCCCTGCCGTTAAGCCCAAGCGGAAAACTGGACCGCAAGGCCCTGCCGGCACCGGAACGGCAAGCCGCCACGCCCTATGCCGCGCCACGCACACCAACTGAAAAGATACTTGCCCAGCTATGGGCCGATACTCTGCATCTGGAGCGCGTCGGCATCCACGACAACTTCTTCGAACTGGGCGGACATTCGCTGCTGGCAATCCAACTTGGCATGCGTATCCGCGAACAGATCCGCGCCGATTTCCCGCACGCCGGGATCTACACACATCCGACCATCTCTGCCCTGGCCGCCCTGATCGATCACTCAGGCGGCGCTGTCGCCACACTCGACCTGGCGCGTGAATTGCACCTACCGGCGCACATCCGCAGCGCTGGCCAGCAACCTTCCCTACAACCAAAGCGGGTGTTCCTGACCGGCGCCAGCGGCTTTGTCGGCAGCCATCTGCTGGCAGCCCTGCTGCGCAACACCGCCGCCAGCGTGATCTGCCACGTGCGCGCCGACAATGCGCAAGCAGCCCGCGTTCGCCTGCAGCGTACGCTGGCCGAACGCCAGCTAGGATCGATCTGGGACGACAGCCGGATTGAGGTAATGGCTGGCGACCTCGGCGCACCGCAACTTGGCCTCAGCGCGGACGCGGCGCAGACGATCCGCGACGATTGCGACGCCATCTACCATTGCGCGGCGCAGGTCGATTTCTTGCATCCGTACGCCAGCCTGAAGGCAGCCAATGTCGATAGCGTGGTAACCCTGCTCGACTGGAGCGCACAAGGGCGGCCGAAGAACATGCACTATATCTCCACGCTAGCGGTGATCGATCCCGGCACCAGCTGCGGGCTGGTAACCGAACGTTCGCCGTTGGCATCCTGGAATGGCCTGCTGGACGGTTACAGCCAGAGTAAATGGGTCGGCGATGCGCTGGCCAGGGAGGCCCAAGCGCGCGGTTTGCCGGTGACCATCTACAGGCTTGGCGCGGTGACCGGCGACCATACGCACGCGATCTGCAACGCCGTTGACCTGATCTGGCGCGTGGCGCATCTATACGCCGAACTGGAAGCAATCCCGGACATGGACCTGCCACTCAACCTGACCCCGGTCGACGATGTTGCCCGCGCCATCCTCGGCCTTGCAGGCCAGCGCGCGGCACAAGGCCAGGTGTACCACCTGATGGGTCAGGCGCCATTGCGGGTGCGCGATATCCCGCCGGTGTTCGAGCGCCTTGGCCTGACACTGGAACCGCTGGGCCTGGAAAGCTGGCTGCAACGCGCCCATCAGCGCCTGGCGGTCACGCAGGACCGCGACCTGGCAGCGGTGTTAGCGATCCTGGATCGCTACGACGCGTCGGCAACGCCACCGAAAGTCTGCGGCGCGGCAACGCATGCGCAACTGGAGGCGCTGGGCGCGGCGATCCGTCCGGTCGACCGCAATCTGCTGGAACGCTACTTCGTCAACCTCGGCATCAAGAAGGCGCGTGCACCGCTCGAAATCAGCATCTAGGAGACAGCATTGCTCTTCTTTACCAACCCACAAACCGGAGCCGCGCCATGGCACGTTACCTGATTGCCGCCACCGCCATGCCCGGCCATGTGTCACCGATGCTGGCCATCGCCCAGCACCTGAGCCAGCTCGGACATCAGGTGCTGGTGCATACAGGGAGCCAGTTCCAGGCACAGGCCGAAGCCGCCGGCGCTACTTTCGTGGCGTTCGAGCACGCCATCGATTTCGATTACCGGCGCATGGAAGAACGTTTTCCCGAACAACGCCGCCTGAACTCCGGCCATGCGCAGTTGTGCTTCGGCCTCAAGCATTTCTTCGCCGATGCCATGATGCCGCAACTGGCCGGAATCAATGCCAACCTGCAGACTTTCCCAGCCGATGCCATCCTGGTCGACACCATGTTCTGCGGCACCATCCCGCTGTTGCTCGGCCCGCGCAAGGCGCGCCCACCAATTGTCGCCATCGGCATCTCGGCATTGCCCTTGTCGAGTTGCGATACGGCGTTCTTCGGCACCGCGCTGCCGCCATCCGCCACGCCGGAGGGACGCCTGCGCAACCAGGCCATGAACAGCAACCTGAAACAAGCCATGTTTGGCGAAGTCCAGCGTTACTTCGACAGTGTGCTGGCGCGTTCGGGACATCCGCCGCTACCGGCCTTTGTCATCGACGCCATGATCACCCTGCCCGACCTGTACCTGCAGCTAACCACCGCCTCCTTCGAGTATCCGCGCAGCGATCTGCCGCCATCGGTACGCTTCGTCGGCCCGCTGCTGGCGCCGACCGGGACTCGCTTTGAGGAGCCGGACTGGTGGCCCGAACTGAATGACGGCCGTTCGGTTGTACTGGTCACGCAAGGCACTCTAGCCAATCAGAATCCACAACAGCTGATCGTCCCCACCTTGGGCGCGCTGGCAGCGTCCAAGGACATCCTGATCATCGCCACCACCGGTGGCCCGGTACCCGCCGATCTGGCCGCAGCTACACCAGCGAATGCACGGGTGCTGCCGTTCCTGCCCTATGCGCAATTGCTGCCCAAGGTACATGCGATGGTCACTAACGGCGGCTATGGCTCGGTCAACCACGCTTTGAGCCTCGGCATACCGCTGGTGGTTGCCGGCAATACCGAGGAAAAGCCTGAGATTGCAGCGCGCGTAGCCTGGTCGGGCGCCGGTATCAACCTCGGCAGCGGCCAGCCCAACGCGCGCCAGATCGGCGATGCGGTGCGCAAGGTCCTGGGGGAACCACGCTATCGTCAACGCGCTGCGGCCCTGCGCGACGATTTCGCGCGTCATCATGCGCTCGATGAAATCACTGAGGCGGTCATGATGCTGCAGCGGACCGGCTACGCTGTCGCAGCCGGCGCCGAATTAGCTTAGCCGCGCTGCCGGCGTGACAGTATCAACGCATTGATCCGATTGAAAAACCTGAGGAGAATAAAGATGAGCCATCCGTTTGACGATAAGCAAGCCCAATTCCTGGTACTGCGCAATGACGAAGGGCAGCATTCGCTGTGGCCGACCTTCATCGACACTCCTGCAGGCTGGACAGTTGTGCTGGCTGCAAGCGACCGCGAATCCTGCAGTGCCTATATCGAGGCAAACTGGACCGATATGCGGCCACGCTCGCTGGCTGCGACAAGCGCCTGATTAGGGCCTGTTTTATCCCTAGCCGGCGATCTCGGCGGCCGCATCGATTGCCTGCGCGCCGTCGTCCGACTCATCAATTGTCTCATCGGTTTCCACCTTCGCCAGCTTGATGTACTCGATATTCAAAGTGATGGCTTCGCTATAGCGCAGCACGAAATAATCTCCCTCGACGCCGTAAAAGCGCGTCGGATCGTCGTCTGCCGGGTCATATGGCTTATCGGCGAGCAACGGGCGCCGCATCACCTGCTGCAGGATCAGCCGATCCAGGCCACCATCGGCATCGACGAAAAAATCGTCAAGGATGCCGATGAACAGAACCGCCTGCCCGGCCACATTAACGATGGCGGACACCGAGATAAAGTCTGGCTGGTTGTCTTCGTCGAAGTCGGCGCCCGTCAGCAGGTAGTACCAGGGCGCCTGGTGAAAGCGAAACAATGGGGCAAACCAGCCGGCATTGAAACGGTCAAGACGGAAGCGGGTTATCAACATGCGGAAACCGGTCGGCACGATCAGCGCGCCGGCATACAGGCTCAGGAAATATGCGCATATCCAGGAAAACTGCGTGGCGATCGCATCCACCGCCCGCGACTGGCTCGTTGGGTCCGCCGACAATATTTTCAACAGCACCGCCGGCTGCAACGCCCGACCGAACAGCATGCCGGATGCGGTCAGCCACAAAAGATGGAAAACACAACTCCACAGCACCGCCTCGGTGACAATCTGGCCGAAGGGGGAGAAATCCAGCGAAGCGCGTTCCGCCCGCTTGAATCGCGAACGGGCAATGAATCCGGGGAGCAGCAGCAGGAAAACGATTAAGGCAGGCAGCGCTACGTTCATCGTTCCGCTCAGGCGGCTTTAGGAACGACTTTAAGCTGGTACAGCACGCTACCTTCTTGCGCGGAATCCAGATTGATTACTGCGCCTGTCGTGATGGAGGAAGAAAGCGACGGCCGCGAATTCTTGTTGGCCAGGTAGGTACGCAACTGCACCTTGGCTCTTGGGTCAGCAAGAACGGTTTTGGCGAGTGCGCTTTTGAGTGCTTTCATAGTGCGGTCACTATGCCATAAAACATCATTTCCTGCATGTCCCTGCACGCAACAGATCACGGATAGGCCACGATCGGTATAGCTGAAACGCCAGGATTGTTATATGCAAATAACTATATATAACTTTGGCGTATATAGAGGCGCTGTTAGACTTGCATGCCTGACAGTTAAAACGAAGTACATCCGTGATTCGCATCGAGCACCTGCATAAAATCTACCCGCTGGAACGCAATGCCAAGAGCGCCGGCACCCCGGTTGCGGCATTGACCGACATCAATCTGCATATCAAAAAAGGCGAAATATTCGGCATCATCGGCCGCTCCGGCGCCGGCAAGAGTACGCTGATCCGCACCCTCAACATGCTGGAACGGCCATCCAGCGGCAGCATATCGATCGAAGGCGAAGACATCACCGCGCTCGACAATAACGGCCTGCACCGGCTGCGCCAGCGGATCGGCATGATCTTCCAGCACTTCAACCTGCTCAACGCCAAAACTGTGGCTGCCAATATCGACTGGCCGCTGAAGATCACCGGTAAATACACACAACAGCAACGCCACGCCCGCGTCACCGAATTGCTCGACCTGGTCGGCCTGAGCGAGCATCGCGACAAGTATCCCTCGCAATTATCCGGCGGCCAGAAACAGCGCGTCGGGATTGCCCGCGCGCTGGCCAATACGCCGCACCTGCTGCTGTGCGACGAAGCCACCTCGGCCCTCGATCCTGAAACCACGCAAGCCATCCTGCGCCTGCTGCTCGACATCAACCGCAAGCTCGGCTTGACGATTGTGCTGATCACGCATGAAATGCAAGTGATCCGCAACATCTGCGACCGCGTCGCGGTGATCGAAGCCGGCCGCATCGTCGAAACTGGCGAGGTGGCTGAAGTATTCCTGCATCCGCAGCACGCGGTAACACAAAGCATGGTCGCAGAAAGCACGCCGTTCTCGGCAGAAACTGCACTACTGTCGTCCAGCACGGCGGGTATCGATCAGCTGCGCGGAAAACTTGTGCGCCTGACCTACGTCGGCGACATCACTTACCAACCGATCCTGAGCAGCATCGCCGCTGCCACGCCGGCCCTGATCACCATCCTGCAAGGCACTATCGCGCGTATCAAGGACACGCCGTATGGCCAGCTGCTTGTTGAATTGCGTGGCGAGCCGGCCGATGTCGCTCAAGTCTTCACGACGCTCGATCAACACAATATCCGCCATGAGGTGCTCGCATAATGGACTTCTCTCTCATCGACTGGAGCGACATCTGGCAAGCCACCTGGGAAACCCTGGCCATGACCGGCTTTTCCCTGCTGTTCACGATCCTGCTCGGCCTGCCGCTCGGGATATTGCTGTTCATCACCGGTAAGCGCCAGTTGCTGGAACAGCGCGGCATCTACCGCGTGCTGTCGCTGATCGTCAACGTACTGCGTTCGGTGCCGTTCCTGATTTTGCTGATCGTGATGATCCCGGTCACGGTGCTGCTGGTTGGCACCTCGCTCGGCGTACTGGGCGCAATTCCGCCGCTGGTGCTAGGCACCGCGCCATTCTTCGCGCGGCTGGTGGAAAACGTCTTGCGTGAAATCGACCGCGGTGTGGTGGAAGCCTGCCAGGCCATGGGCGCGAGCAAACGCCAGATCATTTTCGGCGCGCTGCTGCCGGAAGCCCTGCCCGGCCTGATCGCTGCGACTACCGTGACTGCGATTGCGCTGATGTCATATGCCGCGATGTCCGGCGTGATCGGCGGCGGCGGCCTGGGCGATCTGGCAATTCGTTTCGGCTATCAACGCTTCCAGACCGAAGTGATGGTCACCACCGTTGCCGTACTGGTGGTGCTGGTGCAGGTATTGCAGTTTTCCGGCGACCGGCTGGTGCAGCATTTCACGCGTAAATGAGCCGTATCGCTTAGACATTACGTCACCGTCGTTCCCGCGAACGCGGGGCCCCATTTTACGCTCATCAACATGGATTCCCGCGTTCGCGGGAATGACGGCGATTTTTAATAATTTAGAAAATTTTACTTAAGCAGTCTTTGATTTAACATCCAAAAAAGGGAGTTTATATGTCACGCAAATTTTCACTTTCACTCGGACTGGCAGCAGCCGTATTCTCGACGTTCAGCCTGATCGCTGCCGCACCTGCACAAGCCGCCGACAAGCTGGTGATCGCCGCCACGCCTGTGCCGCACGCTGAAATCCTCGAATTCGTCAAACCGATCCTGGCCAAGGAAGGCGTCGATCTGCAGGTCAAGGTATTCACCGACTACATCCAGCCGGCGGTCCAAACCAACGAAAAGCGCGTCGACGGCAATTTCTTCCTGCACCAGCCATACCTGAACGAATTCAAGAAGAACCACAAGAACGATATCGAAGTTGTGATCACCAAGGTCCACGTCGAGCCGTTCGCCGGCTATTCGACAAAATACAAGAAACTGGCCGACCTGCCTGACGGCGCTACCATCGCTATCCCGAACGACCCATCGAATTCGGGCCGCGCATTGCTGCTATTGTCACGCCAAGGCTTGTTGAAGCTGAAGGATCCGACCAATATCTCGGCGACGCAAAAAGACATCATCGACAACCCGAAGCACCTGAAATTCAAGGAACTGGAAGCAGCAACCCTGCCGCGCGTGCTGAACCAGGTTGACCTGGCCCTGATCAATACCAACTATGCGATCGAAGCCAAACTCAATCCGGTCAAGGATTCGCTGTTCATTGAAGATGCCAACTCGCCATACGCCAACCTGCTGGTGGCACGTCCAGACAACAAGGACAGCGCGGCGGTGAAGAAACTGGCGATCGCTCTGAATTCGCCGGAAGTGAAGAAATTCATCGAAGAAAAATACAAAGGTGCAGTGGTACCGGCGTTCTGATTGCTCTGATGGCTATCCAACAGCCGTCACAAACGAAGCCCTCGCAATTTGCGGGGGCTTTTTGGTTTACACTGGCTCTCTTGCTATTAATGAACTCCCCCAAACACCTTAGAGGCACATCATGGAAGAAAAAGTGGAAACCAATGCATCCCAGCGCGACGCCTTCCTGGAAGAGAAAGCGTTCAAATCACGCACTGTGCTGCTGTTCGGCCAGATCAACGACACTGTGGCGCGCGATATCGTGCGTCAATTGATCGCATTGTCAGGCGAATCCAAGGCGCCGATCAATTTCCTGGTCTGTTCGCCAGGCGGCCATGTGGAATCCGGTGATGTGATCCATGACGTCATCCGCTTCATCGATGCGCCGGTCAACATGATCGGTAGCGGCTGGGTCGGCAGCGCCGCAGTCAATGTATTCCTGTCGGTCCCCAAGGAACGGCGTTTCTGCCTGCAAAACACGCGCTTCCTGATCCATCAGCCAAGCGGCGGCGTCGGCGGCCAGGCTTCGGATATTGCGATCCAGGCGCGCGAAATCATCCGCGTGCGCGAACGTATCGGCGCGCTGATCGCTAAGGAAACCGGGCAGAAACTGGAAAAAGTGACAACCGATATCGACCGCGATTTCTGGATGTCGGCGGCCGAAGCGATCGAGTATGGCCTGGTGTCGAAATCGATCGTTAGCTCGAAAGAAGTCGGGTAATTTCCCTCCGTACCTGAATCAAGAGGTCTGAACAAACGCGGCCCGCAACTAAAGCGACAAAGGGGGCGAGTAATGCATTTACTCGCCCCCTCTCTTTTTACCGATCTTGAATCTTAGGCCGCTTTACGTTCCTGCTCCACGGTCTGACGCAGGCGTTTTGCCGCCAGTACCATGTTCTCCAGCGCCTCATAAGTCTCTGGCCAGGCGCGTGTCTTCAAGCCGCAATCCGGATTGACCCACAAACGCGCATCAGGGATTACACCACGCGCCTTGCGCAGCAGACGCTCCATCTCATCAACCTGCGGCACGCGCGGCGAGTGGATGTCGTAGACGCCTGGACCGATATCGTTCGGGTAGGCGAACTGGCCGAAACCGTCCAACAGTTCCATATCCGAACGCGAGGTCTCGATGGTGATCACATCGGCATCCATGGCAGCGATCCACGGCAGGATGTCGTTGAACTCCGAATAGCACATGTGGGTGTGAATCTGGGTTTCATCGCCAACGCCGGCGGCGCTGATCTTGAAGGCCCGCACCGCCCAATCGAGGTAATGCGGCCAGTCACGCGCTTTCAGCGGCAAGCCTTCGCGGAACGCCGGTTCGTCGATCTGGATCATGCCGATGTTGGCTTTTTCCAGGTCGCAAACTTCATCGCGCAACGCCAGCGCGATTTGCAGCGCGGTGGTTTCGCGTGGCTGGTCGTCGCGCACGAATGACCATTGCAGCATCGTCACCGGCCCGGTCAGCATGCCCTTCATCGGCTTCGCCGTCAGGGTCTGGGCGAACTGACTCCAGCCGACCGTCATCGCTTCAGGACGATATACGTCACCATAGATGATTGGCGGTTTGACGCAACGCGAGCCGTAACTTTGCACCCAGCCGTTGGCGGTGAAGGTGTAGCCCCACAATTGTTCGCCGAAATATTCGACCATATCGTTGCGCTCCGGCTCGCCGTGCACCAGCACGTCCAAGCCTAGTTGTTCCTGCTTTTCCACGACCACACGGATTTCTTCCCGCATTTTATCGAGGTAATCCAGGTGACCGATTTCACCGCGCTTGTAGGCGGCGCGCGCCTGGCGGATTTCCGTGGTCTGCGGGAAAGAACCGATGGTGGTCGTTGGGAAAGCCGGCAACTGCCATTTGGCTTGC
This DNA window, taken from Collimonas arenae, encodes the following:
- a CDS encoding non-ribosomal peptide synthetase; translation: MHTVDHPIAIPLTSGQLAMWLGAKFASPDTNFNLAEAVDIDGKINPAAFLAALQTVANEAEAARLHFVETEDGPRQIVAPIFTGLLPYLDFSAENDPAAAADAWMRADFSRNVDLTHGQLWLCALIRIAPARFIWYHRCHHIVLDGFGGGLIARRLADVYSALINNTQASEDTAFAPIAQLALEDAAYCESGRFPRDRQYWTEHFSDTPDPLSLASQRSVNVGGLLRQTVYLPAASVSALHDIARELGATLPQILIAATSAYLYRATGAEDMVIGIPVTARHNERMRRVPAMVANALPVRLAMHAELRVDELVREIGRQMRQLLRHQSYRYENLRNDLNILGNNQQLFTTVVNIEPFDYDFRFGGHAAKPRNLSNGTAEDLGIFFYERGNGQDLQIDFDANPALYSAEVLAGHQRRLLRVFAAIIEQPQQRIGHIDLLDSAERKQLLDGWNDTAHPMDDTNLAALIEAQAAHSQDAEALRFDGSLLSYTDLNQRANQLARLLRTHGAGPEQIVAIAVPRSLELVVALLAILKTGAAYLPVDPDYPQDRITFMLGDAQPVCLLTTNALAPTLPANVPQLLLDLPQTAAAIDAYADTNLQDHERSAALTPLHPAYVIYTSGSTGKPKGVVVSHRAIINRLRWMQATYCLQADDRVLQKTPSSFDVSVWEFFWPLIDGATLVLAKPGGHKDAAHLVGLIAAERITTIHFVPSMLEVFLLEPNTSACSSLRRVICSGEALAPALQAQFQQRLGCELHNLYGPTEAAVDVTYWDCLAAAANERNPERVPIGFPIWNTQMYVLDSGLQPVPAGVTGELYIAGAGLARGYLNRPVLSAERFVANPYGAPGSRMYRSGDLARWRADGCLDFLGRADQQVKIRGFRIEPGEIESALLQHPQVAQAAVVVREDVPGEKRLVAYLVATSGNDPQPAELREHAAHILPDYMVPSAFVNLPALPLSPSGKLDRKALPAPERQAATPYAAPRTPTEKILAQLWADTLHLERVGIHDNFFELGGHSLLIVQLISMIRQQFMIDLPLDTLFQVSTIAGLAERLDQESVARPILSPMPRPQRIPLSFAQRRLWLMNQLEGSNPAYNMPLALRLAGSLNRHALQAALGDLAQRHESLRTIYPNHAGVPYQQILDATHDAAAHPPFIEVDATEETLPAMLHAAAGYGFELSNTPPLRVYLFRLDADEHVLLLLTHHIAGDGASLLPLGRDLSVAYAARCRGISPGWAPLPLQYADYALWQHELLGSEDNPDSLIGRQRDFWREALRDLPEQLALPTDHPRPSAPSHRGDVVPLQIGAQLHERLLQLARDGQASVFMVLQAALAGLLSRLGAGHDIAIGSPVAGRSDHALDELIGCFVNTLVLRTDTSGQPSLRDLIERVRTTNLAAYANQEMPFDRLVDMLRPDRSRASHPLFQVMLGFQNSSRLAFSMPGLSVTPQPVAIDTAKFDLSFILSEQRNADGLPGGISGGIQYSTDLFERGTIDSIAARLLHLLEEACAAPDQPIAAIDILSAAERHRLLVEWSGSTRDLPLHSFATMVETQASARPDAIAIVLDDDTVSYAELNARANRLAHLLSTQGVGPGAIVATVLPRSLDLVLTHLAIVKAGAAYLPIDPNYLAARSPFVFYEAAPACVITNMALLPQLIDIPHRLALDADITVAALAIQSENDLANQGCNPALHAEDAAYIIYTSGSTGMPKGVVVTHAGIASLATAMIEQLAIDGHSRVLQFSSCGFDASIMDQMMAFAAGAALVVPTAQQPLGEELADVLTRHAVSHALIRRQPWQPYRLVSSSSCTRWWSAAMSARQRWRRNGRKDVT
- a CDS encoding thioester reductase domain-containing protein, which codes for MHTLVVGGDVCPPALAAQWSQGRYMINAYGPTEITICASLSSPMSGDELPSIGRPVWNTRMYVLDHNLQPVPAGVTGELYIAGAGLARGYLNRPVLSAERFVANPYGAPGSRMYRSGDLARWRADGSLDFLGRADQQVKIRGFRIEPGEIESALLQHPQVAQAAVLVREDVPGEKRLVAYLVATSGNDPQPAELREHAAHILPDYMVPSAFVNLAALPLSPSGKLDRKALPAPERQAATPYAAPRTPTEKILAQLWADTLHLERVGIHDNFFELGGHSLLAIQLGMRIREQIRADFPHAGIYTHPTISALAALIDHSGGAVATLDLARELHLPAHIRSAGQQPSLQPKRVFLTGASGFVGSHLLAALLRNTAASVICHVRADNAQAARVRLQRTLAERQLGSIWDDSRIEVMAGDLGAPQLGLSADAAQTIRDDCDAIYHCAAQVDFLHPYASLKAANVDSVVTLLDWSAQGRPKNMHYISTLAVIDPGTSCGLVTERSPLASWNGLLDGYSQSKWVGDALAREAQARGLPVTIYRLGAVTGDHTHAICNAVDLIWRVAHLYAELEAIPDMDLPLNLTPVDDVARAILGLAGQRAAQGQVYHLMGQAPLRVRDIPPVFERLGLTLEPLGLESWLQRAHQRLAVTQDRDLAAVLAILDRYDASATPPKVCGAATHAQLEALGAAIRPVDRNLLERYFVNLGIKKARAPLEISI
- a CDS encoding glycosyltransferase, whose translation is MARYLIAATAMPGHVSPMLAIAQHLSQLGHQVLVHTGSQFQAQAEAAGATFVAFEHAIDFDYRRMEERFPEQRRLNSGHAQLCFGLKHFFADAMMPQLAGINANLQTFPADAILVDTMFCGTIPLLLGPRKARPPIVAIGISALPLSSCDTAFFGTALPPSATPEGRLRNQAMNSNLKQAMFGEVQRYFDSVLARSGHPPLPAFVIDAMITLPDLYLQLTTASFEYPRSDLPPSVRFVGPLLAPTGTRFEEPDWWPELNDGRSVVLVTQGTLANQNPQQLIVPTLGALAASKDILIIATTGGPVPADLAAATPANARVLPFLPYAQLLPKVHAMVTNGGYGSVNHALSLGIPLVVAGNTEEKPEIAARVAWSGAGINLGSGQPNARQIGDAVRKVLGEPRYRQRAAALRDDFARHHALDEITEAVMMLQRTGYAVAAGAELA
- a CDS encoding MbtH family protein, with the translated sequence MSHPFDDKQAQFLVLRNDEGQHSLWPTFIDTPAGWTVVLAASDRESCSAYIEANWTDMRPRSLAATSA